The Janthinobacterium lividum genome has a window encoding:
- the epsI gene encoding exosortase-associated protein EpsI, B-type, which produces MKKSTMISWSMAAMMLVGALCTKAVTPTVRLADTRPRVILSTAIPAKFGDWQEDTSQVAAVVNPTTAEELNKIYAETLSRTYVNQQGERIMLSIAYGTDQRDNLSVHFPEGCYGGQGFAVGETTQISLPTKAGAIAVSRMVATLNNRIEPITYWVVVGDKAVPSLWEVKKVKLGYAVRGLIPDATLMRVSSIGGDTEEGYRLQQAFVDQLLQAMPANLRQHFAGTSL; this is translated from the coding sequence ATGAAAAAAAGTACGATGATCAGTTGGTCCATGGCGGCCATGATGCTGGTCGGCGCCTTGTGTACCAAGGCGGTCACGCCTACGGTGCGCTTGGCCGATACGCGTCCGCGAGTCATCCTGAGTACGGCGATTCCGGCCAAGTTTGGCGATTGGCAGGAAGATACGAGCCAGGTCGCTGCCGTGGTCAACCCCACCACGGCCGAAGAACTCAATAAAATTTATGCCGAAACGTTGTCGCGCACTTATGTGAACCAGCAGGGCGAGCGCATCATGCTGTCGATTGCCTATGGTACCGACCAACGTGACAATCTGTCCGTGCATTTCCCGGAGGGCTGCTATGGCGGACAGGGTTTTGCGGTAGGCGAGACTACCCAGATATCGTTGCCTACCAAGGCCGGTGCGATTGCCGTGTCCCGCATGGTCGCCACACTCAATAACCGTATTGAGCCGATTACGTATTGGGTCGTCGTTGGCGACAAGGCCGTGCCCAGTTTGTGGGAAGTCAAGAAGGTCAAGCTGGGGTATGCCGTGCGGGGCCTGATCCCCGACGCGACTCTGATGCGGGTATCGAGTATCGGCGGCGATACGGAAGAGGGTTATCGGTTGCAGCAGGCGTTTGTTGATCAGTTACTGCAGGCCATGCCGGCGAACTTGCGCCAGCACTTTGCTGGTACCTCGCTGTAG
- the xrtB gene encoding exosortase B: protein MNTSTRPNLVSKLQGRDFLLEWLPVVVGFAVLYVPSFYNLFTGIWMTEEQAHGPIILLLAFWLIWRQREQILAVAQFNRAPLFGWLLFVAGLLIYIAGRSQQILAFEIGSFVMLTAAILVLKLGTEALRVAWFPFFFMLFMIPLPSSVVSALTLPMKMAVSYVCEHILFWFGYPIARTGVILQIGQYQLLVADACAGLQTLLTLEALGLFYLNLVRHTSAIRNIGLAILIIPISFTANVTRVVTLTLVTYYFGDAAGQGFLHGFAGMVLFISALVLILSLDSLLQWLARLWHARKVAS from the coding sequence ATGAATACGAGCACTCGACCTAACCTGGTGAGCAAGCTGCAAGGCCGCGATTTTCTGCTGGAATGGCTGCCTGTAGTGGTTGGATTCGCAGTGCTGTATGTGCCATCGTTTTACAACTTGTTCACCGGCATCTGGATGACCGAGGAACAGGCGCACGGTCCCATTATTCTGCTGCTCGCGTTCTGGCTCATCTGGCGCCAGCGCGAACAGATATTGGCCGTTGCGCAATTTAACCGCGCACCACTGTTTGGCTGGCTGCTTTTCGTCGCCGGGCTCTTGATTTATATTGCCGGCCGTTCCCAGCAGATTCTTGCCTTCGAGATTGGCTCATTTGTCATGCTCACGGCGGCCATCCTGGTGCTCAAGCTGGGCACAGAGGCGCTGCGCGTGGCCTGGTTTCCGTTCTTCTTCATGTTGTTCATGATTCCGTTGCCAAGCTCGGTCGTCAGTGCGCTGACCTTGCCGATGAAGATGGCTGTCTCGTATGTGTGTGAGCATATCCTGTTCTGGTTCGGCTATCCGATCGCACGCACGGGCGTGATTCTGCAGATCGGCCAATACCAGCTTCTGGTCGCCGATGCTTGCGCCGGTCTGCAAACGCTGCTGACGCTGGAAGCGCTTGGCCTGTTCTATCTGAATCTGGTGCGTCATACCTCGGCCATCCGCAATATAGGCCTGGCGATCCTGATTATCCCCATTTCCTTTACCGCAAACGTGACGCGCGTGGTCACATTGACGTTGGTCACATATTATTTCGGCGATGCCGCAGGACAGGGTTTCCTGCATGGTTTTGCGGGGATGGTACTGTTCATCAGCGCGCTGGTGTTGATATTGAGCCTGGACTCCTTGCTGCAATGGCTGGCGCGGTTGTGGCACGCCCGAAAGGTGGCTTCATGA
- the epsG gene encoding chain length determinant protein tyrosine kinase EpsG: MNPALQPLVSATPRTADSSIGALLLSLGKITPESAERVLRMQKELGIRFGEAAQRLGLVTEADIQQVLARQFDYPYLQQGEGKYSDKLIAAYQPFSPQVETLRAIRSQLMLRWMALGRKSLVVVGVNDGDGTSLFAANLAVVFSQLGEQTLLVDANLRNPSQHEIFGMEGRQGLSDILAGRAERDVITRIESFVDLSVLGAGTLPPNPQELLSRPAFSTLRAELEATYDVVLYDSAAFSLGSDALALAARTGGVLLVARKNYTPVADINAMTEQMLHSGAQVIGSVLVDF; this comes from the coding sequence ATGAATCCAGCATTGCAACCGCTAGTATCTGCGACGCCGCGGACTGCCGACTCAAGCATCGGTGCACTTTTGCTTTCCTTGGGCAAGATCACGCCTGAAAGTGCCGAACGTGTCCTGCGCATGCAAAAAGAGTTGGGCATACGCTTTGGCGAGGCCGCCCAGCGTCTGGGGCTGGTGACTGAGGCGGATATCCAGCAAGTCCTGGCGCGCCAGTTTGACTATCCCTATCTGCAGCAGGGCGAGGGCAAGTATTCCGACAAGCTGATCGCTGCCTATCAGCCTTTCAGCCCGCAGGTGGAAACCTTGCGCGCCATCCGCAGCCAGCTGATGTTGCGCTGGATGGCGCTGGGCCGAAAATCGCTCGTGGTGGTCGGTGTCAATGATGGTGACGGCACCAGCTTGTTTGCTGCCAACCTGGCCGTGGTATTTTCCCAGTTGGGCGAACAGACTTTGCTGGTCGACGCCAACTTGCGCAATCCCAGCCAGCACGAGATTTTCGGCATGGAGGGACGCCAGGGTTTGTCGGACATCCTGGCCGGTCGAGCCGAACGCGATGTGATCACGCGCATTGAATCGTTTGTCGACCTGTCCGTGCTGGGCGCGGGCACCTTGCCGCCGAATCCGCAGGAACTGTTGAGCCGCCCGGCATTTTCCACCTTGCGCGCCGAGCTCGAAGCGACATATGACGTCGTGCTGTATGACTCGGCGGCATTCTCGCTCGGTTCCGATGCGTTGGCCCTAGCCGCACGCACCGGTGGCGTACTGCTGGTGGCACGCAAGAATTACACCCCTGTCGCCGACATCAATGCCATGACTGAACAGATGCTGCATAGCGGCGCGCAAGTAATTGGCTCGGTATTGGTGGACTTCTGA
- the epsF gene encoding chain length determinant protein EpsF, translated as MNFHQFLLVLFVRKRILLFTLLITVGATVAVSLMLPKTYKGTASVLISYKGVDPVTGLALPMQLLPGYMTTQIDIISSKNVALKVVDQLRLAESPAVIAQFNEVTEGKGTVRDWLADLLLSKLEIVPSRESSVVDISFKGNDPQFVAAIANAFADEYQKTSIQLKVDPLKKVAVYFNEQTKLLRDSLEAAQSRLSKYQQDHGIVSVDNRLDVESNRLNDLSAQLVAAQGLAMEASSRQRMAEGNAGSESPDVASNPLVQNLKLSLATAESKLAEMGQRLGRNHPQYESLRAEVERMRSELADSTRVTSNSVSKNAGIMQQREGSVRAALTAQKNKVLELNRTRDEMGVMQKDVESAQRAFDIASQRFSQTSIEGKSEQSDIFLLNPAVAPIKPAGPKVMLNTLLALFLGGLLGVGFSLLAEMLDRRVRSEADLSELLQLPVLGSIDWSAPTRPRLNRFKSLLPRSLRFN; from the coding sequence ATGAATTTCCACCAGTTTTTACTCGTCTTGTTTGTCCGCAAACGAATCTTGCTATTCACTTTGCTCATCACGGTCGGGGCGACGGTGGCGGTCAGCCTCATGCTGCCCAAGACCTATAAGGGGACGGCGTCCGTATTGATTAGCTACAAAGGCGTCGATCCGGTGACCGGACTGGCATTGCCTATGCAGTTGTTACCTGGCTATATGACGACGCAAATCGACATTATCAGCAGCAAGAACGTGGCGCTGAAGGTCGTCGATCAACTACGGCTGGCGGAAAGTCCCGCCGTCATTGCCCAGTTCAATGAGGTCACTGAAGGCAAGGGCACCGTGCGTGACTGGCTGGCGGATCTGTTGCTGTCCAAGCTGGAAATCGTGCCTTCGCGCGAAAGCAGTGTGGTCGATATCAGTTTCAAGGGCAACGACCCGCAGTTTGTCGCGGCCATCGCCAATGCTTTTGCCGATGAGTACCAAAAAACCAGTATTCAGCTGAAAGTCGATCCGCTGAAAAAGGTGGCCGTGTATTTCAATGAGCAAACGAAACTGTTGCGCGACAGCCTGGAAGCGGCGCAAAGCCGCCTGTCGAAGTACCAGCAAGATCACGGTATTGTCAGCGTGGATAACCGCCTCGACGTGGAATCGAACCGCCTGAACGACCTGTCGGCCCAATTGGTGGCCGCGCAAGGTCTGGCGATGGAGGCGTCGTCGCGCCAGCGTATGGCCGAAGGCAATGCGGGCTCTGAATCGCCCGATGTAGCGTCGAATCCGCTGGTCCAGAACTTGAAACTGAGCCTGGCAACGGCTGAATCGAAGCTTGCCGAGATGGGACAGCGCCTGGGACGCAATCATCCACAATACGAAAGCCTGCGCGCCGAGGTCGAACGCATGCGCAGCGAACTGGCTGACAGCACGCGCGTGACGTCAAATTCGGTCAGCAAGAACGCCGGCATCATGCAACAGCGCGAAGGCTCCGTGCGCGCCGCGTTGACGGCGCAAAAAAACAAGGTGCTTGAGTTGAACCGTACCCGCGACGAAATGGGCGTGATGCAAAAAGATGTGGAAAGCGCCCAGCGTGCCTTCGATATCGCTTCGCAGCGCTTCTCGCAGACTAGTATCGAGGGCAAGTCTGAACAATCCGATATATTTTTGCTCAACCCTGCCGTGGCACCGATCAAGCCTGCGGGCCCCAAAGTCATGTTGAATACGCTGCTGGCCCTGTTCCTGGGCGGCTTGCTCGGTGTGGGCTTTTCCTTGCTGGCGGAAATGCTTGACCGCCGCGTGCGTTCGGAGGCTGACCTGAGCGAATTGTTGCAATTGCCTGTGCTCGGTTCGATCGACTGGAGTGCGCCGACGCGTCCGCGCCTGAACCGATTCAAATCGTTGTTGCCGCGTAGTTTGCGTTTTAATTAA
- the epsE gene encoding polysaccharide export protein EpsE gives MKRLAMWMAAVLMACSVGMAGAAEVLLGAGDVLKISVYGSPDLGLETRVSEAGNITFPLVGTVGVGGLSVAAAEKKLGQALESGGFLRKAQVNIIVTALQSQQVSVLGQVNRPGRYPIEGKRSLLDILAMAGGQSPEGGDVVSLIRKRAGTTTKETVDIVDMMRSADLARDFDLTGNDVLYVERAPRFYIYGEVQRPGAFRLERSMTVLQALSVGGGLTQRGTERGVRIKRRDAAGVMQVLDAKHDDIVQIDDVVYVKESLF, from the coding sequence ATGAAACGACTTGCAATGTGGATGGCAGCTGTACTGATGGCTTGCAGCGTTGGTATGGCAGGCGCCGCCGAGGTATTGCTCGGTGCTGGTGATGTGCTGAAGATTTCCGTGTACGGCAGTCCTGATCTTGGTCTGGAAACACGCGTCAGCGAGGCCGGCAACATTACCTTCCCTTTGGTCGGGACCGTTGGTGTGGGAGGCTTGTCTGTTGCTGCGGCAGAGAAAAAGCTTGGCCAGGCGCTTGAAAGCGGCGGTTTTTTACGCAAGGCTCAGGTCAACATCATTGTGACTGCATTGCAGAGCCAACAAGTGTCTGTGCTGGGTCAGGTAAATCGCCCGGGGCGCTATCCGATTGAGGGCAAGCGTAGTCTGCTCGATATTCTGGCCATGGCTGGCGGCCAGAGTCCTGAAGGTGGCGATGTGGTTAGCTTGATACGCAAGCGTGCTGGCACCACCACCAAAGAGACTGTTGACATCGTCGACATGATGCGCAGTGCAGATCTGGCCCGCGACTTTGACTTGACTGGCAACGATGTCCTGTATGTCGAACGGGCACCGCGCTTTTATATTTATGGCGAAGTGCAGCGTCCGGGAGCGTTCCGCCTGGAGCGCTCGATGACTGTGTTGCAAGCCCTGTCCGTTGGCGGAGGTTTGACGCAGCGCGGTACCGAGCGTGGCGTGCGCATCAAGCGCCGCGATGCTGCAGGCGTCATGCAAGTGCTCGATGCCAAGCATGACGACATCGTTCAAATCGATGATGTTGTGTATGTCAAAGAAAGTTTGTTTTAA